CGATCTCGGCACCCGACGTGGTGCTCTCCGCCATCGGCGCCGCGACCGAGCGGATCAAGCTCACCTCCGCCGTGACCGTGCTCTCCTCCGATGACCCGGTGCGCGTATACCAGCGCTTCGCCACCATCGATGGACTCACCGGCGGCCGCGCCGAGGTCTCGCTGGGCCGCGGCTCCTTCATCGAGTCCTACCCGCTCTTCGGCTACGACCTCTCCGACTACGAGCAGCTCTTCGAGGAGAAGGTCGACCTCTTCACCAAGCTGCGCAGCGAGGGTCCCGTCAGCTGGCAGGGCAAGACCCGTGGCCGTCTCCAGAATCAGGAGATCTACCCCAAGACCGATCACGAGCACGGACTGCCCACCTGGATCGCCGTCGGTGGCACGCCGAACTCCGTGGTCCGGGCTGCGCGCTATGGGGCGGGGCTTGAGCTCGCCATCATCGGTGGTGCTCCCGAGCGCTTCCGCCCGCTGGCGCAGCTCTACCAGAAGGCACTCGATGAGTTTGCTCACACCGGCAACCGGCGTGTGGCAGTCCATTCCCACGGCTTCGTGGCCCCCACGGACCAGGAAGCACTCGATGTGTTCTACCCGTCCTGGGCCGAGTCGATGGCCAAGCTGGGCCGCGAGCGCGGATGGGGCAACGGCCATCCCAGCCGAGCCCAGTTCGAGCAGGAGGTCCACCAGGGCGCCCTCTATGTGGGCTCCCCGGAGACGGTGGCGAAGAAGATCGTGCGCACCCAGAAGCTGCTGGGCAACAGCCGCTTCGGCATGAAGTACGGCAACGGCAGCCTGGCGCACGAACATATGCTCAGCGCCGTCGAGCTCTATGGCACGCAGGTCAAGCCGCTGGTGCTGGACATGCTCAGCGACTCCTGAGCCCCGTCTGAGCGTGCCCGTCGCCCCTGGGGCGGCGGGCATTGCGCTGTGCGGGACCGGTAATGTTGTCCGTATGGCATCGCAGGAGACGAATGAGGGGACCGCCCCCGGAGAGTCGGATACACAGAACCAGGGACAGGTGGAGCAGGTCAGCGAAAGCTCCCTGGTTCCCGAAAGCCTGAGTGTCATGATGTATTCCGACCCGGGCAGGACCTCCTGGCTCGTGCGCAGGGTGCTCCAGCAGCCCGAACGCGGCCGCAATGCCGACTGGGCCCGCGGCGGAGAGGTGACCCACCAGCAGGCACTGGTTCCGCTGCGCGATGATGCCACCCTGGACCTCGATGATGCCAAGCGCTGGGCGGCCGAATCCGAGGCCGATATCACCGTCATCGTCACCGAAGTCCCACGAATGGCAGGTGAACGTCCCAAGACCGCTGAGCTGCACTTCAGCGATCGACTGGCGATCATCTCCCTGCCTGCGCTGGGTCCCTGGTTCATTCTGCGGTCCCTGCGCCGTGAGCTCCACCGTGTGGTGAGCGCCTTTCTGCATGAGTCTGTGGAGGCTGCGCGTCAGTACGGCGGCTACTCCGCGCATGTCGAACCGCAGAAGGGTGACGACACCTTCTTCATCTCCCCGGGCCGGGCGTTCCCCGGACGGCTGTGGACGACCCTGGGGATGGTGGCGGCCAATGAGCCTATGTGGTCGCTGCCCAAACTCTCCGGCGTCTTCGCCGCCGCCGCTGCCACAGGAGCATTCGGCATCTTCTTCACCACCATCTGGGAGATGGCCAGCTTCCTGCCGCTCTGGCGGCTCGCGGTGGTCTCCGTGGCCGCCATCTCGATCGTCAGCGCCTGGTTGATCATCAGCAACAAATTCTGGGACCGTTCGGCGAACGTCGGTGGTGCACGTGAAGCGGCGATGTACAACATCTCCACCGTGGTCAGCATGCTGACGAGCGTGGCGGCCCTGTATCTGCTGCTGTTCGCCTCGATCCTGGTGGTCGGGCTCTTGCTGATCGAGCCGGGATTCATGGCCGACATCCTGGGCTCGGAGGCCGGCTTCGTCAACTATGTGGAGATCGCCTGGCTCTCGGCCTCGCTGGGGACCTTCGCCGGCGCCGTCGGCGCGAACTTCGACGACAGCGTGGAGCTGAAGAACCTCACTCAGGGCTCGCGCGAGCTCCAGCGCTACCCCAAGGATGAAGAGCAGCGCTGAGCCGCTGACGGCCCAGCGCTGGCTCCCAGTGCTGTGGATTATCCGACGAGGCTGAGTCCCCAGGCGGCGATCAGGCCGAAGCCGACGCCCCAGAGGATCACCGACACCAGCATCCACGCCATGACTGCATGCCGCGAGGCTCCGAAGGAGACCATCAGAGGGGCGGTGAACTGGCTGGGCAGCGCCAGGGGTCCCAGGATGGAGACCCCGGGGACGCCGAAGCGGTCAAAGATGCGCTTCACCTTCTGCCGCTTGGCGGACTTCTCCGGATCCGGCTGCGGCCGCTTGTGCAGGATCGCTGTGCGCACCCAGTGGGCCACATAGACCACCAGGATGAGCGAGAGCATATTGCCGACGACGGCGGCGGTAATCGCGATGGCAGGATGCATGCCGGCGAGGATCCCGATGGGGCCTCCGAAGAACGACTCTACGAAGGGGATCGCCGAGACGAGGATGACGCCGAGCCATTGCAGGGCTGCCGGGAGGTCCTGGGTCCAGTTCTGCAGGCCGGTGATCCAGTGGTCCTCGCCCATCGTGGCGGCGACATTGCTGGCGAGTGTGAGTGTTTCGAACATGGACTCATTCTTTCGAAGCATCTGCGCGGTGTCGTCAGCCCCAGGGGTGAGCCTTGATGAGGCAGATCACAGAGTTTGCACTTGTGCAAAGTTTCCTGCGTGCATAAGATGCACGAGTGCAAGAAAATCTGAGTCAACGTGAACGCAACCAGCGCGAGAGCTGGAATGCCATCCACCAAGCGGCCTTCGAACTGACCAGGGCCGGCGGTCCCGGTGCCGCAACCGTGGATGAGATCGCCTCCCGCGCCGGGGTGTCCCGGCGCACCTTCTTCAACTACTTCCCGGCGAAGGAGGACGCAGTGCTCGGGACCCGGTCGGCCGAACTCGATCCCGACGCCGTCGAACGCTTCCATGCGTCCTCCGAGGATGAGCTGTCCCGGGTGGTCCACCTCTTCGTCGCCGTGGTCCGCACCTGTCTGCCGGCCGAGACCGCTGCGCGGCGCCGGCAGATCATCTCCGAACACCCTCAGCTGCGCGCCCGGCTCGCCGAGCTGCTCGCGCAGGTGGAGCAGCTCGTGCATGGCGCAGTGCACGCCGAGGCGGAGCGGGGCGGTCTGCGCCTGCCCGGCGGCGGGGGAGAGCAGGCCTTCGAGGCCCTGCTGATCCTCGCCGGAGGCATCACCAAATTCACCTTCTCTCGGTACCACGAGTCCGCGTCCGAGAGTCTCGATCCATTCATCAGCGAGTCCATCGCCCAGTTCAGAAATGTCGTGGAGAACACCCGATGAGCACCCCCGAAACGTCATCCATCCCCAAGGTCACCCCGCCGCACGAACGGGAGGCCGCCCCGGCCGACGCCCGTGACGCCACGGAGGCGCCCGCTCCCGCCGAACCGGAGACCGGTCACCTCGGGCTCATCTTCAGTGCGCTGATACTGGCCATGCTGATGGCCTCCCTGGGTCAGACCGTGCTGGCCACCGCGCTGCCCACCATCGTGGGTGAGCTCGACGGCGTGGAGCACATGGCCTGGGTCATCACGGCCTTCATCCTGGCCTCCACCGTGATGATGCCCGTCTACGGCAAGCTCGGAGACATGTTCGGCCGCAAGCCGCTCTTCATCTTCGCGATCCTCGCCTTCGTCATCGGTTCCGCCCTGGGTGGCGCGGCCGACGGCATGGGCCAGCTGATCGGTGCCCGCGTGATCCAGGGCATCGGCGGCGGCGGACTCATGATCCTCTCCCAGGCCACCATCGCCGACGTCGTGCCTGCCCGGGAACGCGGCAAGTACATGGGTGTCATGGGCGGCGTCTTCGCGTTCTCCTCGGTGGCCGGCCCGCTGCTCGGCGGCTGGCTGACCACTGGTCCCGGCTGGCGCTGGACACTCTGGATGAACGTGCCGCTGGGCCTCCTGGCGCTCGTGGGCATCGCCATGCTGCTCAAGCTGCCCAAGCGCGCTCCCGAGACCCGCGGACGCATCGACGTCTGGGGAATGGCGCTGCTGGGTGCCGCGACCACCGCGGTGGTCCTGGTGGCCACCTGGGGCGGCGGCGAATACGCCTGGTCCTCCCCGATGATCCTGGGCCTGATCGCCGCAGCGATCATCACCGGCGCCATCTTCACCTGGGTCGAATCCCGCACACCGGAGCCGATCCTGCCGCTGATGCTCTTCCGCAGCCGCAACTTCGTGCTCACCATGGTGGCCGGGCTGATCACCGGTATGGCGATGTTCGGTGCCCTGGGCTACATGCCCACGTACCTGCAGATGGTCACCGGCTACACCCCCGCGCAGGCGGGTCTGCTGATGATCCCGATGATGGGCACGCTGCTGGTGGCGGGCATCGTCGTCGGACGCCGGGTGAGCAAGACCGGCCGGTACAAGAAGGTGATGGTGGTCGGCAGCGTGATCACCGCACTGGGCCTGGGCCTGCTCTCCACGGTGAGCGCCGACTCCCCGGTGATCCTGGAGTGCATCTACCTCGGCGTGCTGGGCCTCGGCCTGGGCTGCACCATGCAGCTGCTGACGCTGGTGGCGCAGAACTCCTTCGCGCTGCGGTTCGTGGGCACCGCGACGGCGGGACAGAACTACTTCCGCCAGGTCGGCGCCACGCTGGGCTCGGCCGTGGTGGGCTCGCTCTTCGCCACCCGGCTGACCGACCTGCTGCGCGATCGGCTTCCCGCCGGTGCCGCAGATGGCGCCGGGGCCAACTCGTTGACCCCGGAGCTGGTGCGGTCCCTGCCCGATGCGGCCTACACCGTGGTGGTGGAGTCCTACAACGAGGCGCTCATGCCGCTGTTCCTGCTGCTGGCGCCGATCGCGCTGATCTCCACGCTGATGCTGATCTTCGTCGACGAGAAGCCACTGGCCACCACGCTGGACCGCTGAGCCTCCGGCAGTTCAGGAGTCAAGCGGTGGGAGGCTCCTGCGACTGCAGCGACGAGCGTCGCTGCAGTCGCAGCTCGCGGAACGATCGGGTCACCGCGAGGACGAACAGTGTCCCCACGGTGCTGGCGAACATCATGTAGATGAGTCCGATCATCCAGAGGCCCGTCATGTCTTCTCTGCTCACGATCACGCTCCAGGAGAGAGTGAGCGCCGGCGGAAGCAGCAGCACGGTGGGCCAGTACCGGCTCCTGGACGTGGTGACCGCAACGGCGAGGATCAGGATGCCGCAGACCAGGAACTGCCAGGGCACCCATGGGCCGTGCCCCTCGCCGGTGGCCGGATCGTAGGTGTAGCCCAGCTCCCAGGGGAGGAGGGCGTAGGTGATGAACCACGCTCCGCTCGTGCCGAGGACGACGAACGCGACCCAACCTGTCAGGCGCAGGAGTCGCTGGGAAGGTGAGTCCGCCTCAGGCATGGATCTTTTTCACCAGTCGTGTGATGCCCAGGACGATCAGCGTCCCGACAGTGCTCCCGATCGCCACCATGATCGCGCCGACCATCCAGAGTCCCGTCATGTCCTCGCTCGCGGTGACGCTCCAGGCCAAGGTGAACGACGGCGGCAGCAGCAATACGGTGGGCCACCAGCGTGACCTCGAGGTCCACACTGCGATGGCCACCAGCGTGAGACCGCAGCCGATCACCTGCCAGGCGCGGTACGGACCATGTTCCATCCCGGTGTCCGGATCCACCCAGTACTCCTGGTCCCAGGCCATCCAGCCGAACCAGGCCGCGGCGGAGCCGAGCACGACGAAAGCCGCCCATCCCAGCAGGCGTAGGCTCCCCCGAGGCGGAGTGCGGCGATCGTGCCGGGAGGCGCGGGAATCTGGGGAGTCGGTCATAGCGTCATTATGTGCAGGCAAAGCACCGGACGAACGCTTTGCTGGTTTTCGGGCGGCGAGTCGGAGGTGAAATCCGCTCGAATTCCGGTCCAGGAGAAGGCCCTGCGGGTGGCGCACTCGGCCAGGTGTAGTTTCTACACGCTGTAGTAGACTCGCCCGCATCAGCCGAGGGAAGGGGGTCTTCTGTGGTCAATGCTGCGGATGTAGCTCCTTTTCCGCGCCCCGTCACCGGCGGCGCCCGCATCTCCCGCGGACTTCTCTCGGCAGTGTTTGCCATCGGAACGGCGGCGGTATCCCACTCTGCCGCAGGGCATTTGCCCCATGGGGTCGTGCTGCTTCTAGCGCTGGCCCTCTCGGTGCCGGTGTGCGCGGTGCTCTCCTCGGTCCGGCTGAGCCGTGGCCGGCTCGGCGCGGCGGTGCTCTTCAGCCAGGCAGTCCTCCACGGGCTCTTCGCCTTCTTCCCCGCCAGCGGGGCGGTGAGTGGCGCCGTCGTCGCTGGCTCCCATGCCGGCCATGGCGCTCACCCCGGGGCCCAGGCGGGTGTCCACGCCACGACCGCGATCGAGGCGACCCAGCCGGGGACGGTCGCTGCCGTACTTCCTGATGCGCCCATGATGCTGGCCCACGTGCTCGCCGGGATCTTCACCTATGCGGTGCTGCGCCGCGGCGAGCTCGTGCTGGAGGCGCTGGCCGGACTGCTCAGCCTGCGACCGATCGTCCTGCTGCTGCAGCGTCCGGTGCTGCAGGCCGGACCGCGCCGCATCCGTGCGCACCGGACTTTCACCACCACCGTGCTGCGAGACCTCTGGCTGGGCGGCGGGGCGCAGACGCTGCGTGGTCCTCCCCTCCTCGTGAACTGACAACGCATCGTGGTCCCGGCGGCAGCATCGCCGCGGGACCAGTCATCTCACGACGGAAAGATCAGACCCATGACACACCGCATCTCCACCACCCGTGCACAGGCTGCCCGCATCACCGCCCTCTCCGCCGCGGCAGGGCTCGGCCTCTCACTGGCGGCCGTGGCCGCCCCCGCCTGGGCCCATGATTCGCTCATCTCCTCCTCCCCGGAGGCCGGTGAGGTCCTGGAGGCCAGCCCCGAGGAGATCGTCCTCGAGTTCTCCGGAGACGGACTGACCGACGGACAGGGCATCGCCAACGTCCTCCAGATCTCCGACGCCGAGGGAGAGAACTGGGAGGGTGAGACCCAGATCGAGGGCGCCACCATGTCCACCGAGCTTCCCGAGGAGCTGCCCGGCGGCGAGTACACCGTGGCCTACCGCGCGGTCTACTCTGATGGCCATGCGGAGGAGCAGTCCTTCGACTTCGAGGTGGCGGAGACCGCAGAATCGGAGAGCCCGTCCGCATCTGCCCCGGCGGAGTCGTCGGAGAACGACGACGACGCGGCGTCCAGCCCCAGCGGCCAGGCCACAGGAGACGCAGCGGACGGCGACGCCGAAAGCCAAGACTCCGACGAGCAGAGCTCCGAGGATCAGGAGGCCGACGTGTCTGCGGAAGTGGTGGGGTACAGCGCAGGCGTGCCGACCTGGGTGCTGGTGGCCGGGGGCGTCGTGGTGCTCGGGGTGCTGGCCGCCGTCGTCGTCACGGTGCTCCGCGGCCGCAGCAGGCGCCGCAACTAGGCCTGTACGCGTAGTCCTCTGAGGCGATTTGCGAGCCAGACCCTTCTTGCCAGCCGGCTGATGCGATTCAATGGAGAGATGAACTCCATGGTCTCTTCGATCCTCAACGTCATCTGGCTGGTCTTCGGGGGGCTCTGGCTCGCACTGGGCTACTTCCTCGCCGGGATCATCTGCTGCCTGCTGATCATCACGATCCCCTTCGGCATCGCCTCCTTCCGGATCGGCGTCTACGCGCTCTGGCCCTTCGGCCGGACTATCGTGGACCGCAGCCCGCGCGGCGCCGGACCCATCACCACGGTTGGCAACGTCATCTGGGTCCTGGTGGCGGGCATCTGGATCGCCATCGGGCATGTGCTCACCGCGATCCCGATGTTCGTGAGCATCATCGGGATCCCGCTGGGCATCGCGAACCTGAAGCTGATCCCGGTCTCGCTGATGCCGCTTGGCAAGGTCATCGTGCCCTCACGGGCAGTGCTGCCGACTTACCGCCACGCCTGAGGCTGAGCTCAGGCTGTCGTAGAGCTCACCCCGGCGTCAGACCTCATCCCTTGAGCAGGAACCGGCGCATGCCCCTGGAGATGGGCGCTTTCGCCAGTCGGGTGGGGTCGAAGCCGGGCAGCTTGCGCAGCACCGCGCGCTCGTGGCTGAACGTCTCGACGCTGTACTCCCCGTGGTACCTGCCCATGCCGCTGGCCCCGACGCCGCCGAACGGAAGCGTGGACACCGCCAGCTGGGTCATGACGGTGTTGAAGGTGATCCCGCCCGAGGAGGTCTGCTCCAGGAAGTCATCGCGTACCTCTTGGTGCTCGGTGAACGCGTAGAGGGCCAGCGGCTTCGGCCGCGCATTGATGAAGGCGATGGCCTCCCGGTGATCGGCCACCGTGAGGATCGGCAGAATCGGTCCGAAGATCTCCTCCTGCATGATGGCGGAGTCGGGGGCGACGTCGAGCAGCACAGTGGGCGCCACATACCTCGCCGGGATGTCCGCCGTGCCGCCCATCACCGGGACGCCGGAGCCCAGCAGGCCGGCCAGCCGCTCGGTGTGGCGCTCACTGATGATGCGCCCGTAGTTCGTGGCCGTGCGCGGGCTCGTCCCGAACGCGCGGGTGGTGACCCGAGCGATCTCCGCCGCCAGTGGTTCAGCCAGATCGGGCGTGGTCAGCACGTAGTCTGGCGCCACGCAGGTCTGACCGCTGTTGCTGAACTTGCCCCACACGAGGGATTCGGCAGCCTGCGTGAGATCAGCCGAGGGGTCGACCCACACCGGAGACTTGCCGCCGAGTTCCAGCGTCACCGGGGTCAGGTGCTTCGCGGCGGCGGTCATCACGATCGATCCCACGGTGCCGTTGCCGGTGTAGAAGATGTGATCGAAGCGGTGCTCCAGCAGCCGGGTCGTCTCTTCGACCCCGCCTTCGATGACCTGCACCGCCTCGGGGTCGAGGTATTCCGGTATCAGCCGGGCCACGGTGCGGGAGACCGCCGGGGCCAGCTCGCTGGGCTTGAGCACCACGGAGTTGCCGGCGGCCAGAGCGCCGATGAGCGGCATCAGCAGCAGGTGGAACGGGTAGTTCCAGGGTCCGATGATCAGCACTGTGCCCAGCGGCTGGCGCTGCACGTCGGCCCGGGCGGTGCCCACGAGAAACGGCACAGAGACCCGCTGACCCCGCGTCCAGCGCTCAAGGTGCTTGATGGTGTCCTTGATCTCGGACTTCACCGCGAGCACCTCGGTCAGGTGACTTTCGACGTCGTTCTTGCCCAGGTCGGCGTCCATGGCCGTGTGGACCTCCCCAGCGCACTCCTCGAGCAGACGCAGCAGCGCCTTGAGCTGGTCGCGACGCCATGCCAGCGGCTTTGTCCGGCCGGTCTGAAACGTCCGCTGCGCCTCGGCGACACGGGCATCGATGGCACTCAGGGGTGTGGACACCTGGTGTTCGGGCAGGTGGCAGGCGTCGGGTTCTGTCTGACGAGTCATGGAGCAAGCCTCTCAGGTCAGGGAGGTCTCCCACCCTACCGAGCAGGAATATCCGGACGGTATTTCAATGTTGAAATAACTGAAACCATAGGGCAACGAGATGGGTAGATTGATGACACGATTTGACGGAAAAACAGTACTGATCACCGGTGCCGGATCGGGGCTCGGTCGCGCAGCGGCCGTTCGCGTCGCTTCTGAGGGAGCGAAGCTCAGCCTTGTGGACCTCTCGGCTGATGGGCTCGCGGAGACCAGACGAGCCATCCAGGCGGTGAATGCCGAGGCCCAGGTGCTGACGATCACCGCAGATGTCACCGATGCTGAGCAGGTCGAAAGCTTCATCACCCACACCGTCAGTGAATTCACCACCATCGACGGATTCTTCAACAACGCCGGCATCGAGGGCAAGCAAAATCTCACCGAGGATTTCGGGCTTTCTGAGTTCGACAAGGTGCTGGCGGTCAATCTGCGCGGCGTCTTTCTCGGACTCTCCGGCGTCCTCAAGGTGATGCGCGCCCAGGGCAGCGGACACGTCGTCAACTCAGCCTCAGTCGGTGGCATCCGCGGTGTGGGAAACCAGTCGGGCTACGCAGCCGCCAAGCACGGAGTCGTCGGCCTGACCCGGAACTCCGGCACCGAGTACGGCAAGTACGGCATCACGGTCAACGCCATCGCCCCAGGCGCGATCTGGACCTCCATGGTGGAAGGGTCTATGAAGCAGCTCAACGAGGAGAACCCCCGCGAGGC
The nucleotide sequence above comes from Nesterenkonia halotolerans. Encoded proteins:
- a CDS encoding copper resistance CopC family protein, whose translation is MTHRISTTRAQAARITALSAAAGLGLSLAAVAAPAWAHDSLISSSPEAGEVLEASPEEIVLEFSGDGLTDGQGIANVLQISDAEGENWEGETQIEGATMSTELPEELPGGEYTVAYRAVYSDGHAEEQSFDFEVAETAESESPSASAPAESSENDDDAASSPSGQATGDAADGDAESQDSDEQSSEDQEADVSAEVVGYSAGVPTWVLVAGGVVVLGVLAAVVVTVLRGRSRRRN
- a CDS encoding YccF domain-containing protein, whose protein sequence is MNSMVSSILNVIWLVFGGLWLALGYFLAGIICCLLIITIPFGIASFRIGVYALWPFGRTIVDRSPRGAGPITTVGNVIWVLVAGIWIAIGHVLTAIPMFVSIIGIPLGIANLKLIPVSLMPLGKVIVPSRAVLPTYRHA
- a CDS encoding LLM class flavin-dependent oxidoreductase, whose translation is MAGVVPAMTISTERHSDQFELGLHTFGDVTKTLDGEQDVPQPQVLRNVLAEAKMADASGVDVIGIGEHHRADYSISAPDVVLSAIGAATERIKLTSAVTVLSSDDPVRVYQRFATIDGLTGGRAEVSLGRGSFIESYPLFGYDLSDYEQLFEEKVDLFTKLRSEGPVSWQGKTRGRLQNQEIYPKTDHEHGLPTWIAVGGTPNSVVRAARYGAGLELAIIGGAPERFRPLAQLYQKALDEFAHTGNRRVAVHSHGFVAPTDQEALDVFYPSWAESMAKLGRERGWGNGHPSRAQFEQEVHQGALYVGSPETVAKKIVRTQKLLGNSRFGMKYGNGSLAHEHMLSAVELYGTQVKPLVLDMLSDS
- a CDS encoding SDR family oxidoreductase produces the protein MTRFDGKTVLITGAGSGLGRAAAVRVASEGAKLSLVDLSADGLAETRRAIQAVNAEAQVLTITADVTDAEQVESFITHTVSEFTTIDGFFNNAGIEGKQNLTEDFGLSEFDKVLAVNLRGVFLGLSGVLKVMRAQGSGHVVNSASVGGIRGVGNQSGYAAAKHGVVGLTRNSGTEYGKYGITVNAIAPGAIWTSMVEGSMKQLNEENPREAAEEFIQSNPTKRYGEADEVAAVVAFLLSDEASYVNSTVIPIDGGQSAAY
- a CDS encoding small multi-drug export protein, which encodes MFETLTLASNVAATMGEDHWITGLQNWTQDLPAALQWLGVILVSAIPFVESFFGGPIGILAGMHPAIAITAAVVGNMLSLILVVYVAHWVRTAILHKRPQPDPEKSAKRQKVKRIFDRFGVPGVSILGPLALPSQFTAPLMVSFGASRHAVMAWMLVSVILWGVGFGLIAAWGLSLVG
- a CDS encoding aldehyde dehydrogenase family protein is translated as MTRQTEPDACHLPEHQVSTPLSAIDARVAEAQRTFQTGRTKPLAWRRDQLKALLRLLEECAGEVHTAMDADLGKNDVESHLTEVLAVKSEIKDTIKHLERWTRGQRVSVPFLVGTARADVQRQPLGTVLIIGPWNYPFHLLLMPLIGALAAGNSVVLKPSELAPAVSRTVARLIPEYLDPEAVQVIEGGVEETTRLLEHRFDHIFYTGNGTVGSIVMTAAAKHLTPVTLELGGKSPVWVDPSADLTQAAESLVWGKFSNSGQTCVAPDYVLTTPDLAEPLAAEIARVTTRAFGTSPRTATNYGRIISERHTERLAGLLGSGVPVMGGTADIPARYVAPTVLLDVAPDSAIMQEEIFGPILPILTVADHREAIAFINARPKPLALYAFTEHQEVRDDFLEQTSSGGITFNTVMTQLAVSTLPFGGVGASGMGRYHGEYSVETFSHERAVLRKLPGFDPTRLAKAPISRGMRRFLLKG
- a CDS encoding MDR family MFS transporter; this translates as MSTPETSSIPKVTPPHEREAAPADARDATEAPAPAEPETGHLGLIFSALILAMLMASLGQTVLATALPTIVGELDGVEHMAWVITAFILASTVMMPVYGKLGDMFGRKPLFIFAILAFVIGSALGGAADGMGQLIGARVIQGIGGGGLMILSQATIADVVPARERGKYMGVMGGVFAFSSVAGPLLGGWLTTGPGWRWTLWMNVPLGLLALVGIAMLLKLPKRAPETRGRIDVWGMALLGAATTAVVLVATWGGGEYAWSSPMILGLIAAAIITGAIFTWVESRTPEPILPLMLFRSRNFVLTMVAGLITGMAMFGALGYMPTYLQMVTGYTPAQAGLLMIPMMGTLLVAGIVVGRRVSKTGRYKKVMVVGSVITALGLGLLSTVSADSPVILECIYLGVLGLGLGCTMQLLTLVAQNSFALRFVGTATAGQNYFRQVGATLGSAVVGSLFATRLTDLLRDRLPAGAADGAGANSLTPELVRSLPDAAYTVVVESYNEALMPLFLLLAPIALISTLMLIFVDEKPLATTLDR
- a CDS encoding TetR family transcriptional regulator; its protein translation is MQENLSQRERNQRESWNAIHQAAFELTRAGGPGAATVDEIASRAGVSRRTFFNYFPAKEDAVLGTRSAELDPDAVERFHASSEDELSRVVHLFVAVVRTCLPAETAARRRQIISEHPQLRARLAELLAQVEQLVHGAVHAEAERGGLRLPGGGGEQAFEALLILAGGITKFTFSRYHESASESLDPFISESIAQFRNVVENTR